A stretch of the Perca flavescens isolate YP-PL-M2 chromosome 3, PFLA_1.0, whole genome shotgun sequence genome encodes the following:
- the pcsk7 gene encoding proprotein convertase subtilisin/kexin type 7 gives MATSYYPAFLLLIFLSSFFLLLLTLLPPVAPSIPFSASSPPSPWRSLSCGLGQSWAVRLHSGPLNEEKDGEQSSVHLDVIANMVAEQAGLKNQGQVGQLEGHYLLCSVKPASVSGIWSKSVWPGDVLAAHPHVLWYSQERVLSRSKRSMAFNDPNYPKQWHLHNYRNKGMDINVTGVWEHNITGQGVTVVVVDDGVEHTHQDIQPNYSAEGSYDLNSNDPDPMPHPDIQSDNHHGTRCAGEIAAVPNNSFCAVGVAYGSKVAGIRVLDGPLTDSLEAIAFNKHYQVNDIYSCSWGPDDDGHTVDGPHPLGKAALQHGVIAGRQGFGSIFVVASGNGGQYNDNCNFDGYANSIYTITIGAVNEEGRMPFYAEECASMLAVTFSSGKSTMRSIVTSDWSMRKGTGCTDGHTGTSAAAPLAAGMVALMLQVRPCLSWRDVQHIITFTATKCDSSAEWSVNGAGFHHSHKHGFGLLNAWRLVNAAKVWESVPFLVSYQSSIIKEEEPIPIYPNKLSHIWNVSAADLRQSGMETLEHVAVTVTITHPCRGNVEIVLVCPSGMTSVIGARRAIDRDPAGYQDWTFSTVRCWGESAKGQYTLNISDHKEQSLEKCAAVGVLKQSQLTLYGSSMNSSEVQDRQRLVEEAMSGKYLDSSFSLPCPPGLDIPPEIVSPFTSNSLKFLLLLGCFALFWSLYYTLEVTLAHVDLRGLLCLRRKRGGHRARRGHRGRGVEEAVVKEEDGEEDERDSGVELHTVLLDFETKAPHLNGKRLAT, from the exons ATGGCAACATCCTATTATCCCGCATTCCTGCTCCTTATTTTTCTgtcctccttcttcctcttgctTCTGACCCTCCTGCCTCCCGTTGCCCCATCGATTCCCTTTTCCGCCTCCTCTCCACCTTCACCTTGGCGGTCACTCTCCTGCGGCCTGGGGCAGTCCTGGGCCGTCCGGCTCCACTCTGGCCCACTTAATGAGGAAAAAGATGGTGAACAGAGCTCTGTGCACCTGGATGTGATAGCCAACATG GTAGCAGAGCAGGCTGGGCTGAAAAACCAGGGCCAGGTTGGACAGCTAGAAGGCCACTACTTGCTGTGTTCTGTCAAGCCCGCATCTGTATCTGGTATTTGGAGCAAGAGTGTCTGGCCTGGGGACGTCCTGGCAGCCCACCCTCATGTCCTGTGGTACTCCCAGGAGAGAGTGCTGAGCCGTTCTAAGAGATCGATGGCCTTCAACGATCCCAACTACCCTAAACAGTGGCACCTG CACAATTACCGTAATAAGGGTATGGACATCAACGTAACAGGGGTGTGGGAGCACAACATCACTGGCCAAGGAGTCACAGTGGTGGTGGTAGATGACGGGGTGGAGCACACCCACCAGGACATCCAGCCTAActat AGTGCAGAGGGCAGTTATGACCTGAACTCCAATGACCCAGACCCAATGCCTCACCCGGACATCCAAAGCGACAACCACCACGGCACGCGATGTGCCGGAGAGATCGCAGCCGTTCCCAACAACAGCTTCTGTGCTGTGGGGGTGGCCTACGGCAGCAAGGTCGCAG GTATTAGAGTCTTGGACGGCCCGCTGACGGACAGCCTTGAGGCCATAGCCTTCAACAAGCACTACCAGGTCAACGACATCTACAGCTGCAG TTGGGGTCCAGATGATGATGGACACACTGTGGATGGACCCCATCCTCTAGGCAAG GCGGCGCTGCAGCACGGGGTGATTGCAGGCAGACAAGGTTTTGGCAGTATCTTTGTGGTTGCCAGTGGCAACGGAGGTCAATACAATGACAACTGCAACTTTGACGGCTACGCCAACTCCATCTACACCATAACAATTG gagCGGTCAATGAGGAAGGCAGGATGCCCTTCTATGCTGAAGAGTGTGCGTCCATGCTGGCTGTTACTTTCAGCAGCGGGAAAAGCACGATGAGGAGCATT GTGACGTCAGACTGGTCGATGCGGAAGGGGACTGGCTGTACGGATGGCCACACCGGCACGTCTGCCGCAGCCCCCCTGGCGGCTGGAATGGTGGCCCTCATGCTGCAGGTCCGTCCCTGTCTCAGTTGGAGGGACGTACAGCACATTATCACCTTTACCGCCACCAAG TGTGACAGCAGTGCAGAATGGAGTGTGAACGGAGCTGGTTTTCACCACAGCCACAAGCACGGCTTTGGTCTGCTCAATGCATGGAGACTTGTCAATGCTGCCAAG gtaTGGGAGTCAGTGCCGTTTCTCGTGTCGTATCAGAGCTCCATTATAAAGGAGGAAGAGCCCATCCCAATTTATCCCAATAAGCTGAGCCACATCTGGAATG tCTCTGCTGCTGACCTGAGACAGTCTGGAATGGAGACACTAGAGCATGTGGCTGTTACCGTTACGATAACCCACCCTTGCCGTGGCAACGTGGAGATTGTGTTGGTCTGCCCCAGCGGTATGACATCAGTCATCGGGGCACGCCGGGCCATCGATAG AGACCCAGCAGGCTACCAGGACTGGACTTTCTCCACCGTGCGCTGCTGGGGAGAGAGCGCTAAAGGCCAGTACACCCTCAACATATCTGACCACA agGAGCAATCGCTTGAGAAGTGTGCCGCTGTGGGAGTGTTGAAGCAGTCACAGTTGACCCTGTATGGTTCCTCAATGAACTCCAGCGAGGTCCAGGACAGACAGAG GCTGGTGGAGGAGGCCATGAGTGGCAAGTATCTGGATAGCAGCTTCTCTTTACCCTGCCCTCCAGGCCTGGACATCCCTCCAGAGATCGTCAGCCCATTCACCTCCAACAGCCTCAAG TTCCTGCTGTTGCTGGGCTGCTTTGCTCTTTTCTGGTCCCTCTACTACACACTGGAAGTCACACTGGCCCACGTGGACCTCAGGGGCCTTCTCTGCCTGCGCAGGAAACGGGGCGGTCACCGGGCCAGGAGAGGGCACCGAGGGAGAGGAGTGGAGGAGGCGGTGGTAAAGGAGGAGGATGGGGAGGAAGATGAGCGGGACTCAGGGGTGGAGTTGCATACAGTGCTGTTGGATTTTGAGACCAAAGCGCCGCATTTAAATGGAAAGCGGCTGGCAACATAG